The Bombus fervidus isolate BK054 chromosome 3, iyBomFerv1, whole genome shotgun sequence genome includes a window with the following:
- the LOC139985532 gene encoding putative ATP-dependent RNA helicase TDRD12, whose amino-acid sequence MSCLKLVSKYHTPKIVWYQTDTTVIVRILLYDIKEYFLHVECDHILFSTIANSEKYYVCSYLFGTVIAEKTTHRNIGREVKITLEKAHKGTEWLRLFIATEKNPLISIDPDHIYKKDWILESFKNIERESFAEYKRRNNITQIMPLVPSSDEEESDDEVMDALFL is encoded by the exons ATGAGCTGTTTAAAACTTGTGAGTAAATATCACACACCGAAAATTGTATGGTATCAGACTGATACTACAGTCATCGTACGTATTTTACTGTATGATATAAAGGAATATTTTCTCCATGTTGAATGTGATCACATATTATTTag CACAATAGCAAActcagaaaaatattacgtttgCTCATATCTTTTTGGAACTGTAATAGCAGAAAAAACAACCCATAGAAATATAGGAAGAGAAGTTAAGATTACACTTGAAAAAGCACATaaag GAACAGAATGGTTAAGATTATTTATCGCAACGGAAAAGAATCCTTTAATCAGCATAGATCCagatcatatatataaaaaggaCTGGATCCTTGAgtctttcaaaaatatag AAAGGGAGAGTTTTGCAGAATATAAACgtagaaataatataactCAAATAATGCCACTCGTGCCATCTAGTGACGAAGAAGAATCTGATGATGAAGTAATGGATGCGTTATTTCTTTAA
- the Ccm3 gene encoding programmed cell death protein 10 Ccm3 gives MTMGDETPVTSLVLPVILRPILMKLERQNVLAAQTLRTALLKAENSHPGITHDLILGIIRRAELNLDMNESVLRLQGAASDYDVVEYRSSRSEDAFQELNRKSTSLKRILSRIPDEITDRKTFLETIKEIASAIKKLLDAVNEVTAFIRGSAGKQALDQRKREFVKYSKRFSNTLKEYFKEGQANAVFVSALYLIHQTNMIMLTVTDKCE, from the exons ATGACAATGGGCGATGAGACTCCAGTTACATCATTGGTCCTTCCTGTCATCTTAAGGCCAATATTAATGAAG CTAGAAAGACAAAATGTATTGGCAGCTCAAACATTACGTACAGCTTTATTGAAAGCTGAAAATTCCCATCCAGGAATTACACACGATTTAATCCTTGGTATAATAAGACGGGCAGAACTTAATCTTGATATGAATGAGAGTGTTTTAAGATTACAAGGAGCAGCTTCTGATTATGATG TTGTAGAATATAGATCATCTAGGTCTGAGGATGCTTTCCAGGAATTAAATCGTAAATCAACTTCCTTAAAAAGAATACTTAGCAGAATTCCTGATGAAATAACAGATCGGAAAACTTTTCTCGAAACAATCAA AGAAATTGCAAGTGcaataaagaaacttttggatGCAGTGAATGAAGTGACTGCATTTATTCGTGGTTCTGCTGGAAAACAGGCATTGGatcagagaaaaagagaatttgTTAAATACAGTAAAAGGTTTAGCAATacattaaaagaatattttaaagaaggaCA AGCAAATGCAGTATTCGTAAGTGCATTATACTTGATACATCAAACAAATATGATAATGCTCACAGTAACGGACAAATGTGAGTAA
- the Miga gene encoding mitoguardin isoform X2 — MRKLLGRINILHILHTIRLNCGESLVKYSLCIVFRDACCTLRFNRSTYVYGELRIGQGVYNGYANITGAGSARVLGKFPSSPAHQAPPSICWYALLLLHLRHSLLFEIQRIQGLEALEKALYCWEDALTAFSSSFSNGTPALPSAADAAFTQDVQELLDMGYQIQNHAELLFIDQHSVLFRNEDEESIDSHKPSNIGSRISGKDKADAASSPESFESARDGVADLREFEEFSEFFPHFEKQKLYHAALKQHEDKSILCRRLHTELVKCGSDIEYLAKVHCLRQAYTKLFTIPSAREWIADIGRQVISDLITYADRDPKDYLIHYERMLEFLQEPNNHSMMEEELTGRGVKCINFYDVLIDFILLDAFEEVEKPPSSIKAILQNRWISASFRETAIGTAVWSVLMGKRQMLKYDKGFLAHFYSISEQISPVLVWGFLGPEGSLRSTCHYFRDQVIEFLVDIFNFFKVRYTTVDNLAEDILREMKVKVENINQRLSLEGC, encoded by the exons ATGAGGAAGTTACTCGGCCGGATTAACATCCTTCACATTTTGCACACAATACGCCTAAATTGCGGTGAGTCACTCGTCAAATACTCTCTATGCATCGTGTTCCGAGACGCCTGCTGTACTTTAAGATTTAATAGAAGCACATATGTGTACGGAGAACTTCGTATAGGGCAAGGTGTATATAACGGATACGCAAATATCACGGGTGCAGGAAGTGCGCGTGTGCTAGGGAAATTTCCAAGTTCACCAGCGCACCAGGCACCTCCATCGATCTGCTGGTACGCGCTGCTATTGCTACATTTACGGCATTCACTTTTATTCGAGATTCAACGGATACAAG GATTGGAGGCTCTGGAAAAAGCTCTCTATTGCTGGGAGGATGCTCTTACGGCGTTCAGCTCTTCATTCAGTAATGGTACACCCGCATTACCATCGGCGGCGGATGCGGCATTTACGCAAGATGTGCAAGAACTCCTTGACATGGGTTATCAAATTCAGAACCATGCAGAACTCCTTTTTATCGACCAG CATTCAGTATTGTTCCGGAATGAAGATGAGGAAAGTATAGATAGCCACAAACCTTCGAACATAGGTAGTAGAATATCCGGTAAGGATAAAGCAGATGCTGCGTCTTCTCCGGAATCTTTTGAATCTGCACGTGATGGG gtGGCAGATTTACGGGAATTTGAAGAATTCTCCGAATTTTTCCCGCActttgaaaaacaaaaattatatcacgCTGCACTCAAACAACACGAGGACAAAAGCATTTTGTGcag acGGTTGCATACAGAGTTAGTAAAGTGTGGCTCGGACATAGAATATTTAGCAAAGGTACATTGCTTGCGACAAGCGTATACAAAATTGTTCACTATACCTTCTGCCAGAGAATGGATTGCGGACATAGGCAGACAAGTCATTAGTGATTTGATCACGTATGCAGACAGG gATCCCAAAGATTATCTAATACATTACGAACGAATGTTAGAATTTTTACAAGAGCCAAACAACCATAGTATGATGGAGGAGGAATTAACCGGAAGAGGcgttaaatgtataaatttttacgatGTTCTGAttgactttattttattagatgCTTTCGAAGAAGTTGAAAAACCGCCTTCATCAATTAAAGCTATTTTACAAAACAGATGGATATCGGCTAGTTTTCGTGAAACT gcCATTGGAACTGCAGTTTGGTCAGTTCTTATGGGTAAAAGACAAATGCTGAAATATGATAAAGGATTTCTGGCCCATTTTTACTCAATTTCTGAACAAATTTCTCCAGTGCTTGTATGGGGCTTCCTAGGCCCAGAAGGAAGTCTACGTTCTACCTGCCACTATTTCAGAGATCAAGTAATAGAATTCCTTGTAgacatatttaatttctttaaagtaAGATATACTACTGTCGATAACCTCGCTGAAGATATACTCAGGGAAATGAAAGTAAAAgtcgaaaatataaatcaaagaCTTTCTCTAGAAGGTTGTTAA
- the Fand gene encoding pre-mRNA-splicing factor SYF1 fand, whose translation MLERKDPEGNLYVFNEEDLPYEEEILRNPYSVKHWQRYIDHLKSTKSSNLNIVYERALKELPGSYKLWYNYLRQRVNQLKGRCITDPLYEDVNNAFERALVFMHKMPRIWMDYCTLMTEQCYITRTRQVFDRALRALPITQHHRIWPLYIEFLKKHNVYETAVRVFRRYLKLAPEDTEEYIEYLISIGRLDEAAVKLAQIVNQDDFVSKHGKSNHQLWNELCDLISKNPSKIKSLNVDAIIRGGLRRYTDQLGPLWNSLADYYVRSGLFERARDIYEEAIQTVTTVRDFTQVFDAYAQFEELSLSKRMEEAAKNPTEDDDIDLELRLARFEHLMERRLLLLNSVLLRQNPHNVQEWHKRVRLYEGQPHEIINTYTEAVQTVQPQLAVGKLHTLWVEFGKFYEENGQIADARVVFEKATHVPYTKVDDLASVWCEWAEMEIRHGNYKEALKLMHRATAMPFRKVAYHDETETVQMRLYKSLKVWSMYADLEESFGTFKTCKAVYDKIIDLKIATPQIIINYGLFLEENRYFEEAFRAYEKGIALFKWPNVYDIWNTYLTKFLKRYGGTKLERTRDLFEQCLEFCPPKYAKALYLLYAKLEEEHGLARHAMSVYERATNAVLPEEKFEMFNIYIKKAADIYGVPKTRQIYEKAIEVLNEDNTREMCLRFAEMETKLGEVDRARAIYAHCSQICDPRVASNFWQIWKEFEVRHGNEDTMREMLRIKRSVQAMYNTQVNMMSAQMLNNTSNSPSDIPADAMRLLDSKTQDNITTYKDSIKFVRGAIEKDGKAESQVNNPDEIDIDIDDVDDTEADVEEDIPVEKQTIPSQVFGSLKTTDGEDD comes from the exons ATGTTGGAACGTAAAGATCCAGAAGGAAATCTATATGTTTTT AATGAAGAAGATTTACCAtacgaagaagaaattttgaGAAATCCTTATTCTGTGAAACATTGGCAACGTTATATAGATCAtttaaaaagtacaaaaagCAGTAATTTAAACATTGTGTATGAACGAGCGTTAAAGGAACTTCCTGGAAG CTATAAGTTATGGTACAATTATCTACGTCAACGTGTCAACCAATTGAAAGGGAGGTGCATAACAGATCCGCTTTATGAAGATGTGAATAATGCATTTGAGCGTGCTTTGGTTTTTATGCATAAAATGCCCAGAATTTGGATGGACTATTGCACATTGATGACAGAACAATGTTATATTACACGTACTCGTCAAGTTTTTGATCGAGCACTTAGAGCTCTCCCTATCACGCAACATCATCGTATATGGCCATtgtatattgaatttttaaaaaagcatAATGTCTATGAAACTGCAGTCAGAGTTTTTAGAAGGTATCTTAAG ctAGCTCCAGAAGATACAGAAGAGTATATAGAATACCTGATatcaattgggaggcttgacGAAGCAGCTGTGAAACTTGCACAAATTGTTAATCAAGATGATTTTGTATCAAAGCATGGAAAATCTAATCATCAATTATGGAATGAATTGTGCGATTTAATATCAAAGAATCcttctaaaataaaatctctTAATGTAGATGCAATTATTAGAGGCGGTTTAAGACGTTATACTGATCAGTTAGGCCCTCTTTGGAACTCTTTGGCGGATTATTATGTTCGTAGCGGTTTATTCGAAAgg GCGAGGGATATTTATGAAGAAGCAATACAAACAGTGACTACTGTTAGAGACTTTACTCAAGTATTTGATGCTTATGCACAATTTGAAGAACTTAGTCTTAGCAAACGTATGGAAGAAGCTGCAAAAAATCCTACTGAAGATG ATGATATAGATCTAGAATTGAGATTAGCACGATTTGAACATTTAATGGAAAGGCGTTTATTACTTCTGAATTCTGTATTACTCAGACAAAATCCTCATAATGTACAAGAATGGCATAAAAGAGTCAGGCTCTATGAGGGACAACCACACGag attattaatacatatacaGAAGCTGTACAGACTGTACAACCACAATTAGCAGTAGGTAAATTGCATACTTTGTGGGTtgaatttggtaaattttatgaagaaaATGGTCAAATAGCAGACGCTAGAGTAGTTTTCGAGAAAGCAACTCATGTTCCCTATACTAAAGTCGATGATCTTGCTTCTGTATGGTGTGAATGGGCAGAAATGGAAATTAGGCATGG AAATTATAAAGAAGCGTTAAAACTTATGCATCGTGCTACTGCTATGCCATTCCGTAAGGTAGCTTACCATGACGAGACAGAAACAGTTCAAATGAGATTATATAAATCTTTAAAAGTTTGGTCTATGTATGCCGATTTAGAAGAAAGTTTTGGGACTTTCAag ACATGCAAAGCTGTGTACGACAAAATTATAGATCTAAAAATCGCCACGCcgcaaattattattaattatggactctttctcgaagaaaatagatattttgAAGAAGCCTTCAga GCTTATGAAAAAGGTATTGCACTCTTCAAATGGCCTAACGTTTACGATATATGGAATACGTatcttacaaaatttttaaaacgttatGGTGGAACAAAGTTAGAACGAACGCGAGATTTATTTGAACAGTGTTTAGAATTTTGTCCACCAAAATATGCCAAAg CCTTGTATTTACTGTATGCAAAATTAGAAGAAGAACATGGTTTGGCTAGGCATGCAATGTCTGTATATGAACGAGCAACTAACGCTGTTCTTCCTGAAGAAAAATTTGAG ATGTtcaacatatatattaaaaaagcaGCAGACATATATGGTGTCCCAAAAACGAGGCAgatatatgaaaaagctaTCGAAGTACTTAATGAAGATAATACAAGAGAAATGTGTTTACGGTTCGCAGAAATGGAGACGAAATTAGGAGAAGTTGACAGAGCTCGGGCAATATATGCGCACTGCAGTCAAATTTGCGATCCAAGG GTGGCTTCAAATTTCTGGCAAATATGGAAAGAGTTTGAAGTGAGACATGGTAATGAAGACACTATGCGTGAAATGCTTCGAATTAAACGTAGTGTACAAGCTATGTACAACACTCAAGTGAATATGATGTCTGCacaaatgttaaataatacatCAAACTCACCATCTGATATACCAGCAGATGCAATGCGTCTTTTGGATAGTAAAACACAGG ATAATATTACCACATATAAGGACAGTATTAAATTTGTTCGTGGTGCGATAGAAAAAGATGGTAAAGCAGAATCTCAAGTAAACAATCCAGATGAAATAGATATTGATATTGATGACGTTGATGACACTGAAGCGGATGTAGAGGAAg ACATACCTGTTGAGAAACAAACTATTCCATCACAAGTATTTGGTAGTTTAAAGACAACTGATGGTGAAGATGATTAA
- the Arpc5 gene encoding actin-related protein 2/3 complex, subunit 5 has translation MSRNDGKKDSSASAFRKIDVDQYSDNNFREEDADGGIGGPTGPDENEILTLLSQGKNAEALISVLRSAPLGCKNQQVKDNARNLTLKVLLSIKSTQIDDCLAQLDRDLLDVLMKYIYRGFEIPTEGSSSHLLTWHEKVYNISGVGSIVRAFADSKRA, from the exons ATGTCAAGAAACGATGGCAAAAAGGATTCGTCAGCGTCAGCGTTTCGAAAAATCGATGTTGATCAGTACAGTGATAATAATTTCAGAGAAGAAGATGCTGACGGAGGAATAGGAGGACCTACAGGTCCagacgaaaatgaaattttgacaCTTCTTAGCCA ggGTAAGAATGCAGAAGCACTGATATCAGTATTGAGGTCTGCACCACTTGGGTGTAAAAATCAACAAGTAAAG gATAACGCACGGAATCTGACGTTAAAAGTTCTTCTAAGTATAAAATCTACTCAAATAGATGATTGCTTAGCACAATTAGATCGTGACTTGCTGGatgttttaatgaaatatatatacagagGATTTGAAATTCCAACGGAGGGTAGTAGTAGTCATTTATTAACCTGGCATGAAAAGGTATACAATATCAGTGGTGTTGGCAGTATTGTACGAGCGTTTGCAGATAGTAAACGTGCTTGa
- the Miga gene encoding mitoguardin isoform X3, translating to MTDKTLNTENVVTDSEFKSCDSVTTLRLEALEKALYCWEDALTAFSSSFSNGTPALPSAADAAFTQDVQELLDMGYQIQNHAELLFIDQHSVLFRNEDEESIDSHKPSNIGSRISGKDKADAASSPESFESARDGVADLREFEEFSEFFPHFEKQKLYHAALKQHEDKSILCRRLHTELVKCGSDIEYLAKVHCLRQAYTKLFTIPSAREWIADIGRQVISDLITYADRDPKDYLIHYERMLEFLQEPNNHSMMEEELTGRGVKCINFYDVLIDFILLDAFEEVEKPPSSIKAILQNRWISASFRETAIGTAVWSVLMGKRQMLKYDKGFLAHFYSISEQISPVLVWGFLGPEGSLRSTCHYFRDQVIEFLVDIFNFFKVRYTTVDNLAEDILREMKVKVENINQRLSLEGC from the exons ATGACTGACAAAACGTTGAATACGGAGAATGTCGTCACCGACTCGGAATTTAAATCCTGCGACAGTGTGACAACGTTAA GATTGGAGGCTCTGGAAAAAGCTCTCTATTGCTGGGAGGATGCTCTTACGGCGTTCAGCTCTTCATTCAGTAATGGTACACCCGCATTACCATCGGCGGCGGATGCGGCATTTACGCAAGATGTGCAAGAACTCCTTGACATGGGTTATCAAATTCAGAACCATGCAGAACTCCTTTTTATCGACCAG CATTCAGTATTGTTCCGGAATGAAGATGAGGAAAGTATAGATAGCCACAAACCTTCGAACATAGGTAGTAGAATATCCGGTAAGGATAAAGCAGATGCTGCGTCTTCTCCGGAATCTTTTGAATCTGCACGTGATGGG gtGGCAGATTTACGGGAATTTGAAGAATTCTCCGAATTTTTCCCGCActttgaaaaacaaaaattatatcacgCTGCACTCAAACAACACGAGGACAAAAGCATTTTGTGcag acGGTTGCATACAGAGTTAGTAAAGTGTGGCTCGGACATAGAATATTTAGCAAAGGTACATTGCTTGCGACAAGCGTATACAAAATTGTTCACTATACCTTCTGCCAGAGAATGGATTGCGGACATAGGCAGACAAGTCATTAGTGATTTGATCACGTATGCAGACAGG gATCCCAAAGATTATCTAATACATTACGAACGAATGTTAGAATTTTTACAAGAGCCAAACAACCATAGTATGATGGAGGAGGAATTAACCGGAAGAGGcgttaaatgtataaatttttacgatGTTCTGAttgactttattttattagatgCTTTCGAAGAAGTTGAAAAACCGCCTTCATCAATTAAAGCTATTTTACAAAACAGATGGATATCGGCTAGTTTTCGTGAAACT gcCATTGGAACTGCAGTTTGGTCAGTTCTTATGGGTAAAAGACAAATGCTGAAATATGATAAAGGATTTCTGGCCCATTTTTACTCAATTTCTGAACAAATTTCTCCAGTGCTTGTATGGGGCTTCCTAGGCCCAGAAGGAAGTCTACGTTCTACCTGCCACTATTTCAGAGATCAAGTAATAGAATTCCTTGTAgacatatttaatttctttaaagtaAGATATACTACTGTCGATAACCTCGCTGAAGATATACTCAGGGAAATGAAAGTAAAAgtcgaaaatataaatcaaagaCTTTCTCTAGAAGGTTGTTAA